One Carassius auratus strain Wakin chromosome 4, ASM336829v1, whole genome shotgun sequence DNA segment encodes these proteins:
- the LOC113058574 gene encoding interferon-related developmental regulator 1-like produces the protein MPRTKKRSGRGGQQGNVQPFSDEDASIETLSHCSSLSEGTSAAEEAGEAEEMAQEDFQYKLKVYIDSTVDKSAKTRQGALDGLKTAMATKILYEFICERRMTITDSIERCLKKGKGVEQCAAASLACLLCIQLGSGIESEEVFKTLKPVFKTILNDGAANIQARQACATSLGLCTLVAEDDIMDVYATMESFESLFTHSYVREDGSRPSVNPQTTQLHTNALLSWALLLTICTGSHIRAIAQKHLSKLPCLLENEDVNMRIAAGETIALLFELIRDVDPEFDYDGLEPLCEKLNALATDCNKHRAKTDKRKQRSVFRDVLKAVEEGDFQSETIRFGTERMVIDSWVRKRTYDAFTEFVGSGMNNHLQANEFIRDVFELGPPMFIDSAALKAMKSSRLERHLYNAAAFKARTKARNKFRDKRVDVGEF, from the exons ATGCCACGGACCAAGAAAAGGAGCGGCAGAG GGGGACAACAGGGGAATGTCCAGCCGTTCAGTGATGAAGATGCATCTATTGAGACCCTCAGTCACTGCAGCAGCCTCAGTGAAGGAACCAGTGCGGCAGAGGAAG CTGGTGAAGCTGAAGAAATGGCTCAAGAGGACTTCCAGTACAAACTGAAGGTGTACATCGACAGCACAGTGGATAAGAG TGCCAAGACCAGACAAGGTGCCCTTGATGGACTAAAGACTGCCATGGCAACCAAAATCCTCTACGAATTCATTTGTGAGAGAAGGATGACCATCACCGACAGCATTGAGCGCTGCTTGAAGAAAG GTAAAGGAGTGGAGCAGTGTGCCGCAGCCTCGTTGGCCTGTCTCCTGTGCATCCAGCTGGGGTCTGGGATTGAGAGCGAAGAGGTTTTTAAGACCCTTAAACCCGTATTTAAGACCATCCTCAACGATGGAGCAGCTAACATTCAAGCCAGACAAGCT TGTGCAACAAGTCTAGGCCTTTGCACTCTTGTAGCAGAAGATGATATCATG GATGTGTATGCCACTATGGAGTCTTTTGAGAGCCTCTTCACTCATTCGTACGTCCGAGAAGATGGAAGCAGACCTTCTGTGAATCCTCAAACCACACAGCTCCACACAAACGCTCTCCTGTCCTGGGCCCTGCTGCTTACCATCTGCACTGGCAGCCACATCAGAGCCATTGCGCAAAA ACATCTGTCTAAACTTCCATGTCTGCTGGAGAATGAGGATGTCAACATGAGGATTGCTGCCGGCGAGACAATCGCCCTCCTGTTTGAGCTCATCAGAGATGTTGACCCT GAGTTTGATTATGATGGCTTGGAGCCGTTGTGTGAGAAGCTGAACGCTTTAGCCACTGACTGCAACAAACACCGAGCAAAGACCGATAAGAGGAAGCAAAGGTCTGTCTTCAGAGATGTCCTCAAGGCCGTAGAG GAAGGGGATTTTCAGAGCGAGACAATCCGCTTCGGCACAGAGCGAATGGTCATTGACAGCTGGGTGAGGAAGAGGACTTATGACGCCTTCACAGAGTTTGTTGGCTCTGGGATGAACAACCATCTCCAG gcGAACGAGTTCATCAGGGACGTGTTTGAACTGGGACCACCGATGTTTATCGATTCTGCTGCTCTGAAAGCCATGAAGAGCTCCAGACTGGAGAGG CACCTCTACAATGCAGCTGCGTTTAAAGCACGAACCAAGGCCAGGAACAAGTTTCGGGACAAAAGGGTGGATGTTGGGGAGTtttaa